The Candidatus Rokuibacteriota bacterium genome segment GCGGTTCCCGCGTGGAACACCTGCACGCCCTCGGCGTCTGGCAGGGACCCGGCGGGGTCCAGGCCGGAGATCTCGCGCCCCGTCTCGTAATGACCCGGGTAGCCGCCGGAGGCCATCACGACGCATGCCGACGCCTCCGCGCGCCAGCGGATGGCGGCCGGCAGCCCGTGCCCACGGGCCACGGCCTCGAGGAGCGGCAGGAGGTCCTCGTCGAGTCGTGGCAGGATCGCCTGGCACTCGGGATCGCCGAAGCGGCAGTTGAACTCCACCACGCGCGGGCCGTCACCGGTAATCATGAGCCCCACGAAGAGCACGCCGCTGTACGGCGTGCCCTCCTTCGCCATGGCGGCGATGGTGGGCCGCACGATCTCGGCCATGACCCTGGCGGTCATCGCCTCGTCGATCACCGGCGCCGGCGAGTAGGCCCCCATGCCCCCCGTGTTGGGCCCCCGGTCGTCGTCGAAGACCGTCTTGTGGTCCTGGGCGGCCACCAGCGGCAGCACGGCGGCGCCGTCGGAGAGCGCGAAGAACGAGGCCTCCTCGCCCGCCACGAACTCCTCCACGACGAGACGGAGCCCGGCCTCGCCGAAGGCACGCTCCTCGAGGCAGCGCGCCACCGCGCGGTCGGCCTCCTCCAGGCTCCGGCAGACGATGGCGCCCTTGCCCGCGGCGAGCCCGTCGGCCTTGACCACCAGCGGAGCCCCCAGCTCCCGGCAGTAAGCGCGCGCAGGCGCCGGGGCGTCGAAGACGCGGAAGGGCGCGGTGGGGATGCCGTGGCGAGCCATGAGCGCCTTGGCGAAGGCCTTGCTGCTCTCGAGGCGCGCGGCTGCGGCGCCGGGGCCGAAGACGGGAAAACCCACCGCCCGCAGGCGATCCCCGAGTCCGGCCGCCAGCGGCGCCTCGGGCCCCACGACCACGAGCTCCGGACTCTCCGCCACCGCCAGCGCCACCAGTTCCTCCACGGCCGTATCGCGCACGGGCACGCAGCGGCCATGCTGCGCGATGCCGGGGTTCCCCGGCGCGACCACGAGCCCGCTCAGCCGGGGGCTCCGGGCAATGGCCCAGGCGAGGGCGTGCTCGCGCCCGCCCCCACCCACCACGAGCACCTTCATTCGTCCCCCTCCCCGGCGGGCGCCTCGCCATCGGATCGCCCCTCGGTCTCGCAGAGGTGGGAGCGGGCGATCTGCGCCCACGCGCTGCCGGCGTCGAGGTCGAGGTAGCGCCGCCAGTGGACCACCGCGGCCTCCGCGCGGCCGGCCTTCCCGAGCACTCCGGCGAGGTTGAAATGCGCGTCGGCGTAGTCGGGGTCCATCTCGAGCGCTCTGCGGTACCACGTGATGGAGGCGGGGACGTCGCCCAGATCCTCGTGGAGCGAGCCGAGGTTGAAGGCCGCCTGGGCGCACGTCTCGTCGGCGGCGAACGCGGCCTCGTAGCACTGCCCCGCTCGCTCATAATGGCCCATGCGGTGCTGGAGCAACCCGAGGTTGTTCCACGCCGCCGCGTAGCCGGGGTCGACGGCCAGGACGCGTTCGTAGGCGTCCACCGCGGCCTCCCACTGCTCGGGATCGCCATCCCAGGCCGAGGCGCGCGCGAACCATGCTTCCGCGGCCTCCGCCGGCGGGATCAGCGGGCGGACCATCCCCCATGAGAGGGACTCGGCGGCCTCGCGGGCAAGGTCCGTCTCCGGAAACCCGAGCAGCCCCTGGCCGGTGCGCGCGTCGAACCGAAGGCGGCCCTGCTCGACGACGATGCGCCGATCCGCCACCACGAGCCGAAGCTCGGTCAGCGGCATCTCCGTGTCGGGGGCGAGCCGGCGGGCGCCCTCGAGCCCCTCGCGCACCTGCTTCACGCTGGCCCCGGCCTCCAGGAGTGCGGCGGCGACCCGGCAGGCGACGAGGTCACGGAAGCGGTAGCGCTCGCCCTCGGCGCGCAGGAGCCCGAGGCGCCGGAGCTGGGTCGCCCGCCGGGCAGTGAGCCTCAGCAGCCGGGTCAGCTCCCTGAGGGTGAAGACGCGCTCGGGCTGGGTTTCGTTCACGGCCTCAACTCCCGGCGACGTCCGCTCGCACGGCGCTAGTGCCTGAAGTGGCGGATGCCAGTGGTGACGAGCGCCATGCCGTGCTCGTCGGCGGCGGCGATGACTTCCTCGTCCCGGACCGATCCTCCAGGATGCAGCGCCGCCGTGGCCCCGGCCTGCGCCACCACATCGAGGCCATCCCGGAAGGGGAAGAAGGCGTCGGAGGCGCAGACGGTGCCCCGCGTTTCGAGCCCGACCGCCCTGGCCCGCATCACCGCGATGCGGGCGGAGTCCACGCGGTTCATCTGCCCCGCCCCCACGCCGATCACCTGCTGCGCCGAGGCCAGCACGATCGCGTTGGACTTGGCGTGCTTGGCCACGCGCCAGGCGAAGCGGAGCGCGCGCCCCTCGGCCTCGGTGGGCGGGCGCCGGGAGACGACCTTGAGCGCGCCGGGATCGAGGTCAGCGAGGTCGGCGTCCTGGACGAGAAGCCCGCCCAGGACGCTGCGCGTCTCCATCAAGCGCGCCGGGTAGTCCGAACGGCGACACGGCAGCCGGAAGACCCGGCACTTCTTCTTGGTGCGCCGCAGCTCCTCCAGCGCCTCGGGGGCGAAGTCCGGAGCGAAGAGGATCTCCAGCAGGATCCCCGACAGCTCCTTCACCACCTCGAGGTCGAGCCGTCCGTTCACCCCGACGATGCCGCCGTAGATGGAGATCGGGTCGCAGGCCTTGGCCCGGCGGACGGCCTCGCCGGCGCTCCCGCCCAGCGCGACGCCGCAGGGGTTCGTGTGCTTGATGACCACGGCCGCCGGGTCGTCGAACTCGAGCAGGAGCGAGAGCGCCGCCGACCAGTCGAGCAGGTTGTTGTAGGACAGCGCGGGGCCGTGAAGGTGCTCGGCGGCCGCGAGCCCGGCCGGCACGCCCGGCAGCCGGTAGAAGGCCGCCGACTGGTGCGGGTTCTCGCCGTAGCGGAGCGGCTGGACGCGCTCGGCCTCCAGCACCAGCCGGGGAGGCAGGAGTGCCTCCCCCACGCCAGGCTCCTCCTCATCCGCGCCCGAGACCGGGCGTCGCCCGCCGCGAGCGCCGGGATCGCGCAGATAGGCGGCGATGGCTGCGTCGTACTGGGCCGTTCGCCTGAAGGCCTCCTGCGCCAGCCGATACCGGGTCTCAGGCGACAGCGCCCCGTCGCCCCGCCCGAGCTCCTCGAGCACGCCCGGGTACTGCGCGGGGTCGGTCACGACGCCCACGCTGTCGTGGTTCTTGGCGGCGCCGCGGATCATGCTGGGGCCCCCGATGTCGATGTTCTCGACGGCCTCCGCCAGCGTCACGTCGGGGCGGGCCACCGTCTGCTCGAACGGGTAGAGCGCCACCACGACGAGGTCGATGGGCTGGATCCGATGAGCCTCGAGCGCCGCCATGTGCTCCGGCGACGCGCGCCGGGCGAGGATGCCACCGTGGATCTTCGGGTGCAGCGTCTTGACGCGCCCGTCCAGCAGCTCGGGGAAACCGGTGACCTCGGCCACATCCACCACGGCGATGCCGGCCCCGCGCAGGAGCGCAGCCGTGCCCCCCGTGGAGAGAATCTCGACGCCGAGGGCGGCGAGCCCCCTGGCGAAGTCCACGATGCCACGCTTGTCGTGCACGCTGATGAGCGCGCGGCGCACCCTGCTCATGGCTCCTCCACGATGCGGACGCGGCGACCCTCGACGCGGAGTCGGCCCTCGGCGAAGAGGCGGATCGCTTCGGGATAGAGGCGGTGCTCCTCTGCCAGGATGCGGTCGGACAGCGTCTCCTCGGTGTCGTCCTGGCGCACCGGGACCGCGGCCTGGAGCACGATGGGACCCGTGTCCACGCCGTCGTCCACGAAGTGGACGGTCGCCCCCGAGACGCGGACGCCGTGGGCGAGCGCCTGCCGCTGGGCGTGCAGCCCCGGGAAGGCGGGAAGGAGCGCGGGGTGGATGTTGAGCAGCCGGCCCTGGAGGTGGCGGACGAAGCCCGGGCTCAGGATGCGCATGAATCCCGCCAGGCACACGAGCCCCACCTCCCGCTCCTCCAGAGCCGCAGCCAGGGCTCGGTCGTAGGCCTCGCGGCCGGGATGCAGCTCCGGATCCACGAACAGCGCCTCGACGCCGTGAGTCCGCGCGATCCCGAGCGCCCCCGCCCCGGCGCGATCCGAGACGACGACCACGACCTGCGCCCGCATCCGTCCGCCCTCGACGGCGGCGAGGATGGCGCAGAGGTTGGAGCCGCGGCCCGAGGCCAGCACGCCGATGCGAAGCCGCGAGCCCTCAGGCATACTCCACCCCGCGGGCGCCCCGGCGGAGCTTGGTGCCCACGCCATCCGTGGAAGAGACCAGGACCGGCTCGCGGTACCCCGCGGGGATCCGGCAGAAGGCGCCGAAGGCGCCGATGCCCCCGAGGACCTCCGGTCGCTGGGTGGTGGCGGCCAGCCGCGCGATGCGCCGGACCGCCTCGTCCCCGGCCGTGATGTCCACGCCGGCAGCCCGGTAGGTGAGCGGATCTGGACTCAGGAGCCTGTTCCTCGAGCGTCGGGCGCGCGGGCGCCACGACGGCAGCTCATCCTTCGAAGAGCTGGAGCTGGGAGCGGTCGGGGGACTCGAAGCCCACGCGGTACTGCCCGCTGAAGCAGGCGTGGCAGAAGTCGTGGGGATCGTTCCCCGTGGCCTTGAGCATCCCCTCGAGCGAGAGGTAGCCCAGGGAGTCGGCGCCGACGTAGCGCTGGATCTCCCGCACGTCGTGGCTGGCGCCGATCAGCTCCTTCCGCGTCGGCGTGTCGATGCCGTAATAGCAGGGCCACTGGATGGGCGGCGAGGAGATGCGCATGTGCACCTCGCGCGCCCCGGCGGCCCGGATCATCTTGACGATCTTGCGGCTGGTGGTGCCGCGGACGATCGAGTCGTCCACCACGACCACCCGCCGGCCACCCAGCACCTCCCGATTGGGGTTCAGCTTGACCTTCACCCCGAAATGGCGGATGCCGTGGCTCGGCTCGATGAAGGTGCGCCCCACGTAGTGGTTGCGCACCAGCCCGCTGTCGTAGGGGATGCCCGCCTCCTCGGAGAAGCCCAGCGCGGCGCCCACTCCCGAGTCAGGCACCGGGATCACGAGGTCGGCCGGCACCGGGTGCTCGCGCGCGAGCTGGCGGCCCAGCGCCTTGCGGACCACGTGCACGTTGCGCCCCCAGAGCACGGAGTCCGGGCGCGCGAAGTAGACGTACTCGAAGACGCACTGCAGGCGCTCCTGCGGACGGAACGGCCGGTAGCTCGTGAGCCCGCTGTCGTCGATGACGAGCACCTCGCCGGGCTCGATGTCCCGCACGAACTTCGCCTCGATGAGGTCCAGCGCGCAGGTCTCGGAAGCGACCACCCAGGCCTCCCCCAGCCGGCCCAGCGACAGCGGGCGGAAGCCCGACGGGTCCCGCACCGCGACGAGGGAGGAGCGCGTGAGCAGGAGCAGGCTGTAGGCGCCTCGCACCTGCGACAGCGCCAGGGCCAGCTGCTCCACCAGCGTGGCGCCCTCGGCACGGGCCAGGAGGTGGAGGATCACCTCGGTGTCGGAGGAGGACTGGAAGACGGCGCCTTCCTGCGAGAGCTGCCGCCGCAGCTCCTCGGCGTTGACCAGGTTGCCGTTGTGGCCGATAGCCACGGGCCCGTGGGCCGTCTTGGCGCTGATGGGCTGGGCGTTGCGCAGGTTGGAGCTGCCAGCCGTGGAGTAGCGGACATGCCCGATGGCGCGGCTGCCGGGGAGTCGCCGGAGGCGTTCGCGGCCGAAGACATCCGCCACCCAGCCCATGGCCTTCTCGACGTGGAACCTGTCGCCGTCCGTGGCCGCGATGCCGGCCGACTCCTGGCCGCGGTGCTGGAGGGCGTAGAGCCCGAGGTAGGTGACATTGGCCGCCTCGGGGTGGTTCCAGATCCCGTAGAGGCCGCACTCGTCGTGGAGCTTGTCAGCTGACATGACGCTCAAAGCCGGTCCTCCACTCCTGCGCGACCTGCGTCACCGGCAGGCTCACCGCGCCCGCGCCGCCCATCCGGATAACGAGCCGGGGGCCGCCTACCACGCCGATCCAGCGCCACGGCACCGCGAACTCCCCCATCAGGGTCTCGAGGGCCCGGCCGGCATCCGCGGGAACCGAGACGACGATGCGCGACGGCCCCTCTCCGAACAGCGCCAGCTCCGGCTGCGCGCTCCCTGGCAGGTCGATCTCGGCGCCGATCACCTCGGGCCCGCTGGTGCAGGCCTCGGCCACCGCTACCGCGAGTCCCCCCTCCGAGCAATCGTGCGCCGACCTGAGCAGTCGCGCCTCGATCGCCGCGAGGCAGGCCTCCTGGACAGCCCGCTCGACGTCCAGGTCAAGCGGGGCCAGCCGGCCTGCGAGCATCCGGTGAAGCGTCCACAGGTACTGCGACCCCCCGAGGCTCACCCCCTCCGGGCCCAGGAGCGCCACCCGGTCTCCGGACTCCTTGAACCACTGGGTGCAGTGGCTCTCGGCCTCCTCGATCACCCCGGCCATCCCGATCACGGGAGTGGGCAGGATCGCCCGCCCCATGGTCTCATTGTAAAAGGACACGTTTCCGCCCACCACAGGGATTTGCAGCGCATCGCAGGCCTCGGCGATACCCGCCACGGCCTCCTTGAACTGCCACAGGATCTCGGGGCGCTCCGGCGAGCCGAAGTTCAGGCAATCGGTGAGCCCCAGCGGTCGGGCCCCGCTCACGGTCAGGTTACGGGCGGCCTCGGCCACGGCCATGGCCGCTCCCCGGCGGGGGTCGAGATAGGTGAGACGGGCGTTACAGTCGGCGGTTACGGCGACGGCCTTCGGGGTTCCCTTGACGCGGAGGATCCCGGCGTCGGAACCCGGCAGGACCAGCGTGTTGATCCCCACCTGCTGATCGTATTGCCGGTAGACCCACTCCTTCGAGGCCACCGTGGGCGCCCCCACGAGGGCCAGGAGCGCCCGATCCGGATCCATCCCGGGAGGCAGCGCCAGCGGGTCGAACGCCGCGAGCTCATCCTGCCAGCCCGGCCGGGCCGTGGGCTTCTCGTAGACAGGCGCCTCGTCGGCCAGCGCCTTGACGGGCACCTCGGCCACCACCTCGCCGTGCATGCGCGCCCGCAGCATCCCGTCGTCCGTCACCGTGCCGATCTCGACGGCGTCCAGGTCCCACTTGGCGAAGAGGCGACGGATCTCGTCCTCGCGCCCGCGGGCGGCCACCAGCAGCATTCGCTCCTGGGACTCGGAGAGCATGATCTCGTACGGGGTCATGCCCGCCTCGCGCTGGGGAACGCGGGAGAGCTCCACCTCCATCCCCGTCCCCGCCCGCGCGGGCATCTCGGAGCAGGCGCACGCCAGGCCGGCGGCGCCCATGTCCTGGATGCCCACCACGGCCCCGGTCTGCATGGCCTCCAGGCAGGCCTCGAGCAGGAGCTTCTCGGTGAAGGGATCCCCCACCTGCACGGTGGGACGCCGCTCCTCGGCCCCTTCGTCGAAGGTGGCCGAAGCCATGGTGGCACCGTGGATCCCATCGCGGCCGGTCTTGGCGCCGACGTAGAGGACGGGGTTGCCGGGCCCCTCGGCGCGCGCGCGCAGGATGCGGTCCTTCCGCACCAGCCCGACCGCCATGACGTTCACGAGCGGGTTGCCGGCGTACTCGGGCCCGAAGCCTACCTCGCCGCCGAGGTTGGGCACACCGAAGCAGTTGCCGTACCAGCTGATGCCGGCCACGACGCCGTCGATGAGCCGGCGGGTCCTCGGCTCCTCCGGTTCGCCGAAGCGCAGCGAGTCCAGGATCGCGATGGGCCGGGCACCCATGGTGAAGATGTCGCGGAGGATCCCCCCCACACCCGTGGCCGCCCCCTGGAAGGGTTCGATGAACGAGGGATGGTTATGGCTCTCCATTTTGAACGCAAGCGCCAGGTCCCCGCCGAGGTCCACGATCCCGGCGTTCTCCCCGGGCCCTTGCAGCACGTGCGGCGCCTGCGTGGGCAGCGCACGCAGGAAGACGCGCGAGTGCTTGTAGGCGCAGTGCTCGGACCACAGCGCGGAGAACAGCCCGAGCTCGGTGAAGGACGGCTCGCGACCGAGCCGCCGGATGATGCGATCGTATTCCTCGGCCGTGAGGCCGTGGGCGAGGGCGAGTTCCTGCGTGACCTTAGGCTCGGCCCCGGTCACTCCGTCCCCACTCCATGGGCCAGGCTCCTAGTGCTTGAGGAAGCTGCCGTCCTCGACGAGGCTGCCGAGGAGGGAGTGGAAGATGAGCAGGCCATCGGTGCCGCCCATGGCGTTCTCGGCGGCCCGCTCCGGGTGGGGCATCATGCCCAGCACCGTGCCGTCCTCGTTGACGAGGCCCGCGATGCTCTCCAGGGAGCCGTTGGGGTTCGACTCCTTGGTGATCCGGCCGTCCTCGGTGCAGTACCGGAACACGATCTGCTTCTTGGCCCTGAGCGCCTGGAGCGTCTCCCAGTCGGCGTAGTACTTCCCCTCGCCGTGGGAGATGGGCATCCGCAGGACCTGGCCGGGCCGGAGCGCGCGCGTGAACGCCGTCTCGGCGCTCTCCACCCGCAGCCAGGTGGACTGGCAGCGGTACTGGAGACACTCGTTGCGCATCAGGGCGCCGGGAAGGAGCCTGGCCTCGCAGAGGATCTGGAAGCCGTTGCAGGAGCCGAGCACCAGGCCGCCGCGAGCCACGAACTCCGGGAGCGCCTCCACCACGGGTGACCGGCCCGCCACGGCACCCGCCCGCAGGTAATCGCCGTAGGAGAAGCCGCCCGGAAGGACCAGACAGTCGAAGTCGGCCAGGTTCGTCTCGCGGTGCCAGACATAGCTCACCGGTTGATGGAGTACCTCGCCGATGACGTAGTGGAAGTCGCAGTCACTCCACGTCCCGGGGAAGACGACGACGCCGAATTTCATGGGGCTGGGTGCTCCTCCTTTCAAGCTACAGGCTACAGTCTCACTCTACCGTGCAGGCGGGATTCTGGCAAGGGCCACGACGCCGAGGAGGGGCCCAGGACCGCAGATCTCTCGAGGTGGGATCCCGTGACGGTTGCGCAGGTGATCGCGGCCCGAGGGAACATCGTGGCGACGGGGCCCGCCGGTGACACCCTCGGTGACGGGTTTCGGGACACACTCGACCGACGCACGCGGAAGCTAGGAGCGGCCTGGCAGGAGCTCGACCGTGAAGTCCTCGGTGACGGGGTTGGCCAAGAGGCGGGCACACATCTCCTGGACCCGCTGGCGCGCCGCGGCGGCGTCGAGCCCGTCCAGGTCCAGCTCGATGACCTTCCCGATGCGGATGTCCCGCACCTCGTCGAAGCCGAGCCCGCCGAGCGCGCGCTTCACGGAAGCACCCTGCACGTCCAGGATCCCCGGCTTGAGGCGCACCAGTACCCGCGCCCTCATGGCCGGCCCGCCAGCCGGCGGCGCGCCCGGACGGTCAGCCTGCTGCCCGTGCAACGCGTGTCCGGCTCTTCCATCAGGAGGGTCTCCTCAGCCCAGGCCGAGCCGCTTGTAGATGGCGTCCACGTGTCTCACGTACCAGGCGGCGTCGAAGCAGGCCTCCAGCTCCGCGGGGCCGAGCCGCGCCATGACCTCGCGGTCGGCGGCGAGCAGGTCTCGGAAGGCGGTCCGCTCCTGCCAGGCCCGCATAGCGCTGCGCTGGACCAGCTCGTAGGCCTGCTGGCGGGGCAGGCCCTTGTCCGTGAGCGCCAGGAGCACCCGCTGGGAGAACATGAGCCCGAAGCTCCGCTCCATGTTCTCCTGCATCCGCTCCGGGGAGACGCGCAGCCCCTGGATGATCCGCGTCATCTGGGACAGCATGTAGTCCACCAGGAGCGTGGAGTCCGGCAGGATCACCCGCTCCACGGACGAGTGGCTGATGTCGCGCTCGTGCCACAGCGCCACGTTCTCCAGCGCGGCGTGGGCATTCGCCCGCACCACGCGCGCCAGCCCGCAGACCTGCTCGCAGGAGACCGGGTTGCGCTTGTGGGGCATGGCGCTGCTGCCCTTCTGCCCCTCGGCGAACGGCTCCTCCGCCTCCAGCACCTCGGTCCGTTGCAGGGACCGGATCTCCAGCGCCACCTTCTCCAGCGAGGCGGCGATGATGGCCAGCGTGCCGCACAGCTCGGCGTGCCGGTCCCGCTGGAGCACCTGGGTGGAGATGGGCGCCGGCTCGAGCCCGAGCAGGTGGCACACCTCCTCCTCCACGTCCGGAGGCACGTGGGCAAACGTGCCGACCGCCCCCGAGATCTTGCCCACCCGGACGACTTCGCGGGCGCGGCGTAGCCTCTCGAGGTTCCGGCCGGCCTCGGCATGCCAGGCCGCCGCCTTGAGCCCGAACGCCATGGGCTCGGCGTGGATCCCGTGGGTGCGGCCCACGCACAGCGTGTCCTTGTGGCAGACGGCGAGCGCCCCGACGGCGCGGCGAAATGCCTCGAGGCTGTCGAGCAGGATCTCGCATGCCTGCACGAGCACACAGGCCTGGGCCGTGTCCACCACGTCGGAGGAGGTGAGGCCCATGTGGACGTAGCGGGAATCGGCGCCGACGGCCTCCTCGAGATTGGTGAGGAAGGCGATGAGGTCGTGGCGCGTGGTCCCCTCGATCTCGTCGATCCGGCGTGCGTCGACGGCGGCGCGCGCCCTGAGTCGCCCCAGCGCCTCTGGCGGGATGAGCCCGCGCCGGCCGTAGGCCTCGCACACCGCGAGCTCCACGCGCAGCCAGGCCGCGTACTTCGCCTCCTGCGTCCAGAGACGTGCCATCTCCGGCCGGCTGTAGCGCTCGATCATGCTAGCGCAGGGTGAGGTCGCGCGGGAGGTGGCGCCGATCCACGGGCCCCAGCGCCAGCAGACAGAGCCGCTCGTCGTCGAGCACGCGGTGGATGAGCGCGTCGAGCTCCTCGAGCCTCACGGCGTCGATGGCGGCGAGCATGTCGTCCACCGACAGAAAGGAGCCAAAGCGCAGCTCCTGCTTGGCGAGGCGATTCATCCGGCTCGAGGTGGACTCGAGGGAGAGGATCAGGTTGCCCTTGAGGTGGTCCTTGGCCCGGCGGAGCTCCGCCGCCGTCACGCCGTCCTTCTTGAGCGCGCGCAGCTCCTTCAGAAGCGCCTTGAGCACCTTGCCGAAGTTGGCGGCGTCGGTGCCCGCGTAGACGTAGAGGATCCCGGCGTCGTGGAAGGCCTGGGTCCCCGAGTGCACGGAGTAGGCGAGGGCCTGGCGCTCCCGGACCTCCTGAAACAGCCTGGAGGACATGCTGCCGCCGATGATGTCGTTGAGAAGGTAGAGGGCGTAGCGCTCCGGCGCGCCGTCGGGGATCCCCGGGAAGCCCAGCACCACGTGCACCTGCTCCAGCGGCTTGTGCACGACGTCCACGCCGGGCTGGAGCGCCGGGGGGGCGCTCCGCCGGGGGACCGCTGCGCGCTGGAAGCCCTCGAAGCGCGGGGCGAATAGGTCCACCGCCTGCTGCGGCTCGACGTGCCCCGCCACGGCCACCGTGATATTCGTCGGGGCGTACTCCTCCTCGAAGTGGGCAAGGATCGTCTCGCGCCCGAACCCCCGCACCGACTCCCAGCTGCCGAGGATGGATCGCCCCAGCGGGTGGCCCGCCCAGATCCGCTCGGCGAAGAGATCGTGGATGAGATCGTCGGGCGTGTCCTCCACCATCTTGATCTCCTGGAACACGACCGCCTTTTCTTTCTCGATGTCGTCCGCGGCGAAGCGCGGGCGCATGAGGATGTCCGTCAGGAGCTCGGTGGCCAGGGGGAGATGCTCGTCGAGCACGCTCACGTAGAAGCAGGTGTGCTCCTTGGCGGTGAAGGCATCCATGTGCCCCCCGACCCCGTCGATGGCGCGGGCGATCTCCTCGGCCGATCGCGTGGCGGTCCCCTTGAAGACCAGGTGCTCGATGAGGTGGGAGATCCCGCCGCGGCCCTCGGGTTCGGCACGCGAGCCGGTCTCCACCCAGATGCCGACGGCCACCGACCGGACGTGGGGGATGGACTCAGCCACCACGCGGATGCCGCAGGGCAGGACGTGCTTGCGGTACCCCTCCGGCACTAGGCCTGACCTCCCGCCGGCGCCAGCTTCAGCTTCTCACGGTCTGCCAGCGCGGGCTGCTCGCGCAGGGCCGTCTTCCGCGACAGCCGCACCTTGCCGTTGCCGTCGATCTCGATCACCTTCACCAGCACCTCGTCGCCCTCGGTGAGGACGTCACCGACGGCGCGGATGCGGCTCTCGGCGATCTGCGAGATGTGCAGCAGTCCCTCCGAGCCGGGGATCACCTCCACGAAGGCACCGAACTCCTTGATGCTCTTCACCCGGCCGACGTAGATGCGGTCCAGCTCCACCTCGCGGCAGATGTCCTGGATCATCCCGAGAGCCATCTGGGCGGCGTCGTTGCTCGACGAGAAGATCGTGACCTTGCCGTCGTCCTCCACGTCGATCTTGGCGCCGGTCTTCTCCTGGATGCCGCGGATGACCTTGCCGCCCGGACCGATGATCTCGCGGATCTTCTCGGGGCGGATCTTGACGGTGACGAAGCGGGGGGCGAAGGGCGACAGCTGCGGCCGCGGCGCCTTGATGGTCTCGGCCATCTTCTGGAGCACGAAGAGCCGCGCCTCCCTGGCCTGCGCCAGGGCCTGGCGCATGATGTCCACCGAGACGCCCTTGACCTTGATGTCCATCTGGAGCGCCGTGATGCCGCGCTCGGTGCCGGCGACCTTGAAGTCCATGTCGCCGTAATGGTCCTCGCTCCCCATGATGTCCGTGAGGATACCGACCCTGTCCCCCTCCTTCACCAGACCCATGGCGATGCCCGCCACGGGCGCCTTGATGGCCGCGCCGGCGTCCATGAGCGCCATGGAGGCGCCGCAGACGGTGGCCATGGAGGACGAGCCGTTGGACTCGAGGATGTCGGAGACGACCCGGATCGTGTACGGGAACTCCTCCTTGCTCGGCAGCACGGCCTCGATGGCCCGGTGGGCGAGCGCCCCGTGCCCGACCTCGCGGCGCCCGGGGGTGCCGAAGCGCTTCACCTCGCCCGTGGAGAACGAGGGGAAGTTGTAGTGGAGCATGAAGCGCCGGTAGCTGTCCCCCTCGAAGGACTCCATCTTCTGCTCGTCGTTCTTGGTGCCGAGCGTGGCGGCCACGAGCGCCTGGGTCTCCCCGCGCGTGAAGAGCGCCGAGCCGTGGGCGCGGGGCAGGTACGCGACCTCGCTCCAGATGGGCCGGACCTCCTTCACGCTGCGGCCGTCCACCCGGATCCCCTTCTCCACGATGAGCCGCCGGACTTGCGCCCGTTCCACCTTCTCGAAGTACTCGCGCGCCTTGGGACGCCCCGCCTCGTCGACGCCCAGGGCCTGGCAGACCTCGTCGAAGACGGCTTCCAGCGCCTGCCCCCGGGCCTGCTTCTCGTGCACGGACAGGGCCTGGATCACCTTGGCCGTGGCGGCCTCCC includes the following:
- a CDS encoding insulinase family protein — encoded protein: MPEGYRKHVLPCGIRVVAESIPHVRSVAVGIWVETGSRAEPEGRGGISHLIEHLVFKGTATRSAEEIARAIDGVGGHMDAFTAKEHTCFYVSVLDEHLPLATELLTDILMRPRFAADDIEKEKAVVFQEIKMVEDTPDDLIHDLFAERIWAGHPLGRSILGSWESVRGFGRETILAHFEEEYAPTNITVAVAGHVEPQQAVDLFAPRFEGFQRAAVPRRSAPPALQPGVDVVHKPLEQVHVVLGFPGIPDGAPERYALYLLNDIIGGSMSSRLFQEVRERQALAYSVHSGTQAFHDAGILYVYAGTDAANFGKVLKALLKELRALKKDGVTAAELRRAKDHLKGNLILSLESTSSRMNRLAKQELRFGSFLSVDDMLAAIDAVRLEELDALIHRVLDDERLCLLALGPVDRRHLPRDLTLR
- a CDS encoding adenylosuccinate lyase; amino-acid sequence: MIERYSRPEMARLWTQEAKYAAWLRVELAVCEAYGRRGLIPPEALGRLRARAAVDARRIDEIEGTTRHDLIAFLTNLEEAVGADSRYVHMGLTSSDVVDTAQACVLVQACEILLDSLEAFRRAVGALAVCHKDTLCVGRTHGIHAEPMAFGLKAAAWHAEAGRNLERLRRAREVVRVGKISGAVGTFAHVPPDVEEEVCHLLGLEPAPISTQVLQRDRHAELCGTLAIIAASLEKVALEIRSLQRTEVLEAEEPFAEGQKGSSAMPHKRNPVSCEQVCGLARVVRANAHAALENVALWHERDISHSSVERVILPDSTLLVDYMLSQMTRIIQGLRVSPERMQENMERSFGLMFSQRVLLALTDKGLPRQQAYELVQRSAMRAWQERTAFRDLLAADREVMARLGPAELEACFDAAWYVRHVDAIYKRLGLG
- the purL gene encoding phosphoribosylformylglycinamidine synthase subunit PurL, producing the protein MTGAEPKVTQELALAHGLTAEEYDRIIRRLGREPSFTELGLFSALWSEHCAYKHSRVFLRALPTQAPHVLQGPGENAGIVDLGGDLALAFKMESHNHPSFIEPFQGAATGVGGILRDIFTMGARPIAILDSLRFGEPEEPRTRRLIDGVVAGISWYGNCFGVPNLGGEVGFGPEYAGNPLVNVMAVGLVRKDRILRARAEGPGNPVLYVGAKTGRDGIHGATMASATFDEGAEERRPTVQVGDPFTEKLLLEACLEAMQTGAVVGIQDMGAAGLACACSEMPARAGTGMEVELSRVPQREAGMTPYEIMLSESQERMLLVAARGREDEIRRLFAKWDLDAVEIGTVTDDGMLRARMHGEVVAEVPVKALADEAPVYEKPTARPGWQDELAAFDPLALPPGMDPDRALLALVGAPTVASKEWVYRQYDQQVGINTLVLPGSDAGILRVKGTPKAVAVTADCNARLTYLDPRRGAAMAVAEAARNLTVSGARPLGLTDCLNFGSPERPEILWQFKEAVAGIAEACDALQIPVVGGNVSFYNETMGRAILPTPVIGMAGVIEEAESHCTQWFKESGDRVALLGPEGVSLGGSQYLWTLHRMLAGRLAPLDLDVERAVQEACLAAIEARLLRSAHDCSEGGLAVAVAEACTSGPEVIGAEIDLPGSAQPELALFGEGPSRIVVSVPADAGRALETLMGEFAVPWRWIGVVGGPRLVIRMGGAGAVSLPVTQVAQEWRTGFERHVS
- the purS gene encoding phosphoribosylformylglycinamidine synthase subunit PurS: MRARVLVRLKPGILDVQGASVKRALGGLGFDEVRDIRIGKVIELDLDGLDAAAARQRVQEMCARLLANPVTEDFTVELLPGRS
- the purQ gene encoding phosphoribosylformylglycinamidine synthase subunit PurQ, yielding MKFGVVVFPGTWSDCDFHYVIGEVLHQPVSYVWHRETNLADFDCLVLPGGFSYGDYLRAGAVAGRSPVVEALPEFVARGGLVLGSCNGFQILCEARLLPGALMRNECLQYRCQSTWLRVESAETAFTRALRPGQVLRMPISHGEGKYYADWETLQALRAKKQIVFRYCTEDGRITKESNPNGSLESIAGLVNEDGTVLGMMPHPERAAENAMGGTDGLLIFHSLLGSLVEDGSFLKH